The following proteins are encoded in a genomic region of Neomicrococcus aestuarii:
- a CDS encoding cation:dicarboxylate symporter family transporter translates to MVIAAVVLGAAVGLLAPDLGKSLKPLGTGFIALIKMIIAPIIFCTIVLGVGSVAKAATVGKVGGLALLYFIVMSTFALAIGLVVGNIIHPGEGLKLQPYETAAGGKEDPTVQFLLEMIPGSIPVLPTLVLALLVGFALQSMGKAGEPVLTGIRNIQAVVFRIMMMIMWVAPIGAFGAIAAVVGATGWAAIGSMFILMGAFYATCALFIVVILGTLLRLVTGLNIFSMLKYLGREYLLIFSTSSSESALPRLLAKVEHAGVSKTVAGIVVPTGYSFNLDGTAIYLTMSALFVSTAMGMPMNLGEQIALLVFMIIASKGAAGVTGAGLATLAAGLQAHRPELLDGMGVIVGIDKFMSEARALTNFTGNAVATFLIGKWTGELDTDQARAALSGASPFDESTLLENQH, encoded by the coding sequence ATGGTGATCGCCGCCGTGGTGTTGGGTGCAGCTGTGGGCCTCTTGGCTCCGGATCTCGGTAAGTCATTGAAGCCGCTGGGAACGGGCTTCATCGCGTTGATCAAGATGATCATCGCCCCCATCATTTTCTGCACCATTGTGCTGGGCGTTGGCTCCGTAGCCAAGGCCGCCACGGTGGGCAAGGTGGGCGGCTTGGCCCTCTTGTACTTCATTGTGATGTCTACCTTTGCACTGGCCATCGGCCTCGTGGTGGGCAACATCATTCACCCGGGCGAGGGCCTGAAGCTTCAGCCGTATGAAACTGCTGCTGGCGGCAAGGAAGATCCCACGGTCCAGTTCTTGCTGGAGATGATCCCGGGTTCGATTCCTGTGCTTCCTACCTTGGTACTCGCGCTCTTGGTGGGCTTCGCCCTTCAGTCCATGGGTAAGGCTGGCGAGCCAGTGTTGACGGGTATTCGCAACATCCAGGCCGTGGTCTTCCGCATCATGATGATGATCATGTGGGTTGCTCCGATCGGCGCTTTCGGCGCAATTGCCGCCGTGGTGGGCGCTACCGGTTGGGCCGCAATCGGCTCCATGTTCATCCTCATGGGCGCTTTCTACGCCACGTGTGCACTGTTCATCGTGGTGATCCTTGGAACCTTGCTGCGTTTGGTGACCGGCTTGAACATCTTCTCGATGCTCAAGTACTTGGGCCGCGAATACTTGTTGATCTTCTCGACGTCCTCTTCCGAGTCCGCGTTGCCACGCCTCTTGGCCAAGGTTGAGCACGCTGGTGTCTCCAAGACCGTTGCCGGCATCGTTGTTCCTACGGGCTACTCGTTCAACCTGGACGGCACCGCCATCTACTTAACGATGTCCGCGCTGTTCGTTTCCACCGCTATGGGCATGCCGATGAACTTGGGCGAGCAGATCGCTCTCTTGGTCTTCATGATCATCGCTTCTAAGGGTGCCGCCGGCGTTACCGGTGCTGGCCTTGCCACGCTGGCCGCTGGCCTGCAGGCACACCGTCCCGAGCTGCTCGATGGCATGGGCGTGATCGTGGGTATCGATAAGTTCATGTCCGAGGCTCGCGCGCTGACCAACTTCACGGGCAACGCTGTGGCCACGTTCTTGATCGGCAAGTGGACTGGCGAGCTTGATACGGATCAGGCCCGCGCCGCGCTTTCCGGCGCCTCACCATTCGACGAGTCGACGCTCTTGGAAAACCAGCACTAA
- a CDS encoding amidohydrolase: MALPQSLVLTDEAYETLVTNYKYLHQHPELSMAEHQTVQWLEEQFTALGLETFRCAGTGLVAVLKNGEGPTVGYRADTDGLPVREDTGLDYASTATALTVEGEEHPAMHACGHDTHMSMALATATLFANAKDTWSGTLVFILQPGEETAAGAKAMVEDGLWDKAPKAEIVYGQHVMGFQAGKATIVPGAAMAVADSWKVTVKGRGSHGSMPEAAIDPIVAGAAMVTRLQTVVSREIGAKDTAVVTIGTFHAGVKENVIPDQAVFTLNVRTFTPKVREKVLGAIERIIKAEAAASGAPEPLIEEISRFPMCFNDPAESEKFLGEAQQELGEEAVQIGQSLMGSEDVGALADALGVPLVYWMLGGFELDQHSEENPVPGNHSPFFAPVIDPTLRTGVRLATTALYSKLGK, encoded by the coding sequence ATGGCGCTCCCCCAGTCTCTCGTCCTGACCGACGAGGCATACGAAACCCTCGTGACCAACTACAAGTACTTGCATCAGCACCCTGAGCTCTCCATGGCTGAGCACCAGACCGTGCAATGGCTCGAGGAACAATTCACTGCTTTGGGGCTGGAAACGTTCCGCTGTGCCGGGACGGGGCTGGTTGCCGTCTTGAAGAATGGCGAAGGCCCGACCGTTGGCTACCGCGCCGATACCGATGGACTGCCGGTGCGCGAAGACACCGGACTCGACTATGCCTCGACCGCGACCGCCCTCACGGTAGAAGGCGAAGAGCACCCAGCCATGCACGCGTGCGGCCACGACACCCACATGTCCATGGCACTTGCCACGGCCACCCTTTTCGCGAACGCGAAGGATACGTGGAGCGGCACGTTGGTGTTCATCCTGCAGCCGGGCGAGGAAACCGCAGCCGGAGCCAAGGCTATGGTCGAGGACGGCCTGTGGGACAAGGCGCCCAAGGCGGAGATCGTTTACGGGCAGCACGTCATGGGCTTCCAGGCCGGCAAGGCAACGATCGTCCCGGGCGCCGCCATGGCCGTGGCCGATTCGTGGAAGGTCACCGTCAAGGGCCGCGGTTCCCACGGTTCCATGCCCGAGGCCGCCATCGATCCGATTGTCGCCGGAGCTGCCATGGTGACTCGCTTGCAGACCGTGGTCTCTCGCGAAATCGGCGCTAAGGACACCGCTGTGGTGACGATTGGTACGTTCCACGCCGGAGTCAAAGAGAACGTCATCCCGGACCAGGCGGTCTTCACGCTGAACGTTCGCACGTTCACTCCGAAGGTCCGTGAGAAGGTGCTGGGCGCCATCGAGCGCATCATCAAGGCCGAGGCCGCTGCGTCCGGCGCTCCGGAACCCCTCATCGAAGAGATCAGCCGGTTCCCGATGTGTTTTAACGATCCAGCGGAATCGGAGAAGTTCCTCGGGGAAGCTCAGCAAGAACTCGGCGAGGAAGCAGTCCAGATTGGGCAGTCCCTCATGGGTTCCGAAGACGTGGGAGCGCTTGCGGATGCGCTGGGCGTTCCACTCGTGTACTGGATGCTGGGCGGCTTCGAACTGGATCAGCACTCGGAAGAGAACCCGGTTCCTGGCAACCACAGCCCGTTCTTCGCCCCGGTCATCGATCCCACGCTGCGCACCGGCGTCCGTCTGGCCACCACCGCGCTTTACTCGAAGCTCGGCAAATAG
- a CDS encoding ParA family protein, whose product MGPTGRPLTTFPEPPVLESHGPARVIAMVNQKGGVGKTTSTINLAAALAEYGRKVLLVDFDPQGALSAGFGTNPHELDVTVYNVLMDRKVDIRDAILETDYENIDILPANIDLSAAEVQLVNEVAREQVLASSLRKVADEYDVILIDCQPSLGLLTVNALTAAHGVIIPLTAEFFALRAVALLVETIEKVQDRLNPALQIDGVLTTMYDARTLHSREVIGRLVEAFGDQVFETAISRTIKFADANVAAEPITSYASNHSGAAAYRQLARELISRGGAP is encoded by the coding sequence ATGGGTCCAACAGGCCGCCCACTCACCACGTTCCCCGAACCTCCGGTTCTGGAATCCCACGGCCCCGCCCGCGTGATTGCCATGGTGAACCAAAAGGGTGGCGTGGGTAAAACCACCTCCACCATCAACCTGGCCGCTGCGCTTGCCGAATACGGCCGCAAAGTCTTGCTCGTGGATTTCGATCCTCAGGGTGCACTCTCCGCCGGTTTCGGGACCAACCCGCACGAACTCGATGTCACGGTGTACAACGTGCTCATGGATCGCAAAGTGGATATCCGCGATGCCATCTTGGAGACGGACTACGAGAACATCGACATCCTCCCCGCAAACATTGACCTTTCCGCTGCCGAAGTTCAGCTCGTCAACGAGGTCGCTCGCGAGCAGGTTCTCGCTAGCTCTTTGCGCAAGGTCGCGGACGAATACGACGTCATCCTGATTGACTGCCAGCCGTCGCTTGGCCTGTTGACGGTGAATGCGTTGACCGCCGCACACGGCGTGATCATCCCGTTGACTGCAGAGTTCTTCGCTTTGCGCGCCGTGGCGCTTCTGGTTGAGACCATCGAGAAGGTTCAGGATCGTTTGAATCCTGCGCTGCAGATCGATGGCGTGCTGACCACCATGTATGACGCTCGCACGCTGCACTCTCGCGAAGTGATCGGCCGTTTGGTGGAAGCCTTCGGTGATCAGGTGTTTGAAACCGCCATTAGCCGAACCATCAAGTTCGCCGACGCCAACGTTGCCGCGGAGCCCATCACCTCCTACGCATCAAACCACTCGGGTGCCGCAGCCTACCGTCAGCTGGCCCGCGAGCTCATTTCGCGCGGCGGCGCTCCCTAA
- a CDS encoding segregation and condensation protein A, which yields MTAAETPKAPAFSVSLENFQGPFEVLLNLIGKHELDVTEVALAKVTDEFMAHIRAMREQWGARVLDETTEFLVIAATLLDMKAARLIPGGETENDEDVAALEARDLLFARLLQYKAFKLAATHISRRLEAESVRFPRSVSLEPHFAALLPELVWKLSLEDFGALARKALEPKPAAPDHVSLAHLHAPLVSVKEQAALIADMLKGQKPLAFREIVADADSLSVVVGRFLAILELFREGLIAFDQAAPLGDLVVRWSAGEKEFDVNAVTDEFEKDQNE from the coding sequence ATGACCGCAGCGGAGACACCCAAGGCTCCGGCCTTTAGCGTGTCACTTGAGAATTTTCAGGGTCCTTTTGAGGTACTCCTGAATCTCATTGGCAAGCATGAACTGGACGTCACCGAGGTGGCGCTGGCCAAAGTCACCGACGAGTTCATGGCCCACATCCGCGCTATGCGCGAACAGTGGGGCGCACGCGTGCTGGATGAAACCACCGAGTTCCTCGTCATCGCGGCCACCCTCCTGGACATGAAGGCCGCGAGGCTCATTCCCGGCGGTGAGACGGAGAATGATGAGGACGTGGCCGCGCTCGAAGCGCGCGATCTCCTGTTCGCCCGTCTCTTGCAGTACAAGGCGTTCAAGCTCGCAGCTACTCATATTTCGCGCCGGCTCGAGGCGGAATCCGTGCGGTTCCCTCGCTCCGTGAGCCTCGAACCCCACTTCGCCGCGTTGTTGCCGGAACTCGTCTGGAAGCTTAGCCTCGAGGATTTTGGGGCACTCGCCCGCAAGGCACTGGAGCCAAAGCCCGCCGCACCGGATCACGTGTCGCTAGCGCATCTCCACGCGCCACTGGTCAGCGTGAAGGAACAAGCGGCGCTGATCGCGGACATGCTCAAAGGTCAGAAGCCGTTGGCTTTCCGCGAGATCGTTGCGGATGCTGACTCTCTCAGTGTGGTGGTGGGGCGTTTCCTTGCCATTTTGGAGTTGTTCCGCGAGGGCCTTATTGCATTTGATCAAGCGGCCCCGCTGGGAGATCTTGTGGTCCGCTGGAGCGCGGGCGAAAAAGAGTTTGACGTGAATGCTGTGACGGATGAATTTGAGAAGGATCAAAATGAGTGA
- the scpB gene encoding SMC-Scp complex subunit ScpB — protein MSELTPALEAILMVTDVPVTVQRFAEVLEVSSEEIEDALRTLVQDYEGRGFELREVAGGWRIFSRPQFGDLVGKFVLEGQTSRLTQAALETLAIVAYRQPVSRSRVAAIRGVNVDSVVRTLVTRGLITESGVDPESGATLYQTTPAFLERLGISSISELPPISPLLPGIDALDEFEDNPEGQFS, from the coding sequence ATGAGTGAGCTCACCCCCGCCCTCGAGGCGATCCTCATGGTCACTGACGTTCCCGTGACGGTGCAACGTTTCGCCGAAGTGCTCGAAGTCTCCTCCGAGGAGATTGAAGACGCACTGCGCACCCTGGTCCAGGACTATGAGGGCCGCGGATTTGAGCTGCGTGAGGTTGCTGGCGGTTGGCGCATTTTCTCTCGCCCACAGTTCGGCGACCTGGTTGGAAAGTTCGTTTTGGAGGGCCAAACCAGCCGTTTGACGCAGGCCGCCTTGGAGACGCTTGCTATCGTGGCATATAGACAACCAGTAAGCAGGAGCCGCGTCGCCGCGATTCGTGGCGTCAACGTGGATTCAGTGGTGAGAACTCTCGTAACACGAGGTTTAATCACCGAATCAGGGGTAGATCCTGAGAGCGGCGCCACGTTATATCAAACAACTCCCGCTTTTCTGGAAAGATTAGGTATTAGCAGTATTTCCGAGTTGCCACCCATTTCACCGCTATTGCCGGGCATTGACGCACTCGACGAATTCGAAGACAACCCCGAAGGACAATTTTCATGA
- a CDS encoding pseudouridine synthase, with protein sequence MSQGARSNPSSGQGRGQRGQGAGQGFGKGGAKGAKGGSKSGAGRSSAGRPKGPVAFGKERFGRNLGPATTPNTPNAKRPVRKTEPNWDSRTDSADGVRLQKVLANAGVASRRQCEEIIAAGRVEVNGEIVVELGTKVNPETDAIHVDGMRIQLNERLSYYAFNKPKGVVSSMGDPEGRPSILDYLKPQQAERLFHVGRLDQNTEGLLLLTNDGELANRLTHPSYEVPKTYLVQCKGPMGPGIGKQLREGIELEDGFAQVDSFKLVDSSPGKVLCEVVLHSGKNRIVRRMFDAVGHPVVRLVRLQVGPIGLGNTKVGNVRLLGPQEVGHLLASVGL encoded by the coding sequence ATGAGCCAAGGAGCACGCTCCAATCCCTCTTCCGGTCAAGGACGCGGACAAAGAGGTCAAGGAGCTGGTCAAGGATTCGGCAAGGGTGGCGCTAAGGGTGCTAAGGGCGGCAGCAAGTCGGGCGCAGGACGCTCCTCTGCTGGTCGTCCCAAGGGCCCGGTAGCGTTCGGCAAGGAACGTTTTGGACGCAACTTGGGTCCAGCAACCACCCCGAACACCCCGAATGCCAAGCGCCCGGTGCGCAAGACGGAGCCAAACTGGGATTCCCGCACGGATTCCGCTGATGGCGTCCGCTTGCAGAAGGTGTTGGCAAACGCCGGTGTGGCTAGCCGCCGCCAGTGTGAAGAGATCATTGCCGCAGGCCGCGTTGAGGTCAACGGCGAGATCGTGGTGGAGCTTGGCACCAAGGTGAACCCGGAGACGGACGCCATTCACGTTGATGGCATGCGCATTCAGCTCAACGAGCGCTTGAGCTACTACGCGTTCAACAAGCCCAAGGGCGTGGTGTCCTCTATGGGCGACCCCGAGGGCCGTCCTTCCATTCTGGATTACCTCAAGCCGCAGCAGGCTGAGCGTCTCTTCCACGTGGGTCGTCTAGATCAGAACACTGAAGGTCTGTTGTTGCTGACCAACGATGGTGAGCTGGCAAACCGTCTCACGCACCCCTCTTACGAGGTTCCTAAGACGTACTTGGTGCAGTGCAAGGGCCCCATGGGTCCTGGTATTGGCAAGCAGTTGCGCGAGGGCATTGAACTTGAAGACGGTTTCGCGCAGGTGGATTCCTTCAAGCTCGTTGACTCAAGCCCGGGCAAGGTCCTGTGCGAGGTCGTTTTGCACTCGGGCAAGAACCGTATTGTTCGCCGTATGTTCGACGCCGTGGGCCACCCGGTAGTCCGCTTGGTTCGCTTGCAGGTGGGCCCCATTGGACTGGGCAACACGAAGGTGGGCAACGTGCGTTTGTTGGGACCACAGGAAGTCGGCCACTTGTTGGCCTCCGTGGGGTTGTAA
- a CDS encoding prephenate dehydrogenase produces MSEVFKDDDAAATSAATYLVGPILVVGTGLLGASVGLGLTRAGLEVYLQDPSPSAQQIAQDVGAGRILPVGEKLSPELVVCAAPPDVTARVVSQALRDYPHAVVVDIASVKSSILNQLLADPQLTSEQLSRYVGTHPMSGREKSGPAAARGELFVANPWVITAHDGASERAIRTARSLVADLGGVPTAMDPLSHDHAVALVSHMPQITASLLASRLLNAESSQLALAGNGLRDTTRIAASDPRLWIQILAHNAPQIVGHLEGMQEDIDRLISTLKDPSADGALLDLAELFGEGNAGHARIPGKHGAPPQSFAVVTVLVDDTPGQIARLLKDVGDANINLEDLRMDHANGRPVGMVEISVLPGKEAELEQVLQNLKWRVVK; encoded by the coding sequence GTGAGCGAAGTATTCAAGGACGACGACGCCGCCGCCACTTCCGCAGCAACCTACCTGGTGGGACCCATCCTCGTGGTGGGAACGGGCCTGTTGGGTGCGAGCGTGGGCTTGGGCCTGACTCGAGCTGGACTTGAGGTGTACCTTCAGGATCCTTCTCCGAGCGCTCAGCAGATTGCTCAAGATGTGGGAGCCGGACGCATTCTTCCCGTGGGGGAGAAACTGTCGCCGGAGCTCGTGGTGTGTGCGGCCCCGCCTGATGTGACCGCTCGTGTGGTTTCTCAAGCGCTTCGGGATTACCCGCACGCGGTGGTGGTTGATATCGCTTCGGTGAAATCCAGCATCTTGAATCAACTGCTCGCGGATCCTCAGCTCACGTCGGAGCAGTTGTCCCGATACGTGGGGACGCACCCGATGTCCGGACGTGAAAAGTCTGGCCCGGCTGCCGCCCGCGGCGAGCTCTTTGTGGCGAACCCTTGGGTGATTACGGCGCACGACGGCGCGAGCGAACGTGCGATTCGCACCGCTCGGTCCTTGGTTGCTGATTTGGGCGGAGTGCCCACAGCAATGGATCCGCTCAGTCACGACCACGCCGTGGCGCTAGTTTCCCACATGCCGCAGATTACTGCTTCGTTGTTGGCGAGCCGCTTGCTCAATGCGGAGTCCTCACAATTGGCGCTCGCCGGAAACGGTTTGCGTGACACCACGCGTATCGCAGCAAGCGATCCGCGCTTGTGGATTCAAATCTTGGCGCACAATGCACCGCAGATCGTCGGCCACCTCGAGGGCATGCAAGAGGACATCGATCGACTGATCAGCACGCTCAAGGATCCATCCGCCGATGGTGCGCTGTTGGATTTGGCTGAGCTGTTCGGTGAGGGCAACGCGGGCCATGCTCGGATTCCGGGCAAGCACGGCGCGCCTCCGCAGTCCTTCGCTGTGGTCACCGTCCTGGTGGATGACACCCCGGGCCAGATCGCGCGTTTGCTCAAAGATGTGGGCGACGCCAACATCAACCTTGAAGACTTGCGCATGGATCACGCCAACGGCCGGCCTGTGGGCATGGTCGAGATTTCGGTGCTTCCAGGCAAGGAAGCCGAACTCGAACAGGTTTTGCAGAATTTGAAGTGGAGAGTGGTCAAGTAA
- the cmk gene encoding (d)CMP kinase produces MVDIADPAARESLVVAIDGPSGSGKSSVSKETARQLHAQYLDTGAMYRAATWWCLDQAIDLDDKDLVLGTVLDGQLEFSTSPDQEFVRVNGIDVTEDIRTERVSQAVSAVASIQPVRDHLIALQRSIIEAAPRIVAEGRDITTVVAPDANARILLTASEEARLARRGLQLSATATPMAEGAQASSYSKETLKQIVTERDKKDSATTSFTEAADGVDTVDSTELDFAQTVDAVLASVARQVTAKNR; encoded by the coding sequence ATGGTGGACATCGCAGATCCCGCCGCCCGGGAGTCCTTGGTCGTTGCCATCGATGGCCCGTCAGGCTCGGGTAAGTCCTCTGTCTCTAAGGAGACCGCCCGCCAACTCCACGCGCAGTACTTGGACACAGGTGCCATGTACCGGGCTGCTACGTGGTGGTGCTTGGATCAAGCAATCGATCTGGACGACAAGGACCTGGTGCTCGGCACCGTTCTTGACGGACAGCTCGAGTTTTCCACGAGTCCGGACCAAGAGTTTGTTCGCGTCAACGGCATCGACGTGACCGAGGACATCCGTACCGAGCGGGTAAGCCAGGCCGTTTCCGCCGTGGCAAGCATCCAGCCGGTGCGCGATCACTTGATCGCACTGCAACGCTCCATCATTGAGGCCGCACCGCGCATCGTTGCTGAAGGTCGTGACATCACCACCGTGGTGGCTCCAGATGCCAACGCGCGGATCCTGCTGACCGCCAGCGAAGAGGCCCGCTTGGCTCGTCGCGGACTGCAATTATCAGCAACCGCAACGCCAATGGCGGAAGGTGCGCAAGCGTCGTCGTACTCGAAAGAAACGCTCAAGCAGATCGTGACCGAGCGCGACAAAAAGGACTCCGCAACCACGAGTTTTACGGAAGCCGCGGACGGTGTGGACACGGTGGATTCCACCGAACTAGATTTTGCTCAGACGGTGGACGCGGTGTTGGCATCGGTCGCGCGCCAAGTTACCGCCAAAAACCGATAG
- the der gene encoding ribosome biogenesis GTPase Der: protein MTDSTFHDAPGEEYVPEGDDKLAERLDAISEEEANLRAESLRAGLEDYELEDEDARLLLAAANDDFVEEDEVIPPVVAILGRPNVGKSSLVNRILGRREAVVEDVPGVTRDRVTYQAEWAGREFTIVDTGGWEHDAKGIHARVAEQAEIAADLADVVVFVVDAAVGPTATDEGVVKLLRRIKKPVFLIANKIDDFNQEPEAAALWSLGMGKPYPVSAIHGRGVADFLDDLMEKLPEHSAYGGMIPSGGPRRVALIGRPNVGKSSLLNKLAGSERVVVDNLAGTTRDPVDELIELGGRVWRFVDTAGIRRRQHMAQGADYYASLRTQAALEKAEVAVILLAVDERLSEQDIRILNTAIEAGRAIVLAFNKWDLMDEDRRRYLEREIEQDLAHVEWAPRVNISAKTGWHKDRLVPALDTALESWDKRISTGKLNAFLGELVAANPHPVRGGKQPRILFATQVSARPPRFVLFTTGFLDPGYRRFITRRLRETFGFEGTPIEVSMRVREKRSRK, encoded by the coding sequence ATGACCGACTCGACGTTCCACGACGCGCCTGGCGAGGAGTATGTCCCGGAAGGGGATGACAAGCTCGCGGAGCGCCTCGACGCGATTTCCGAAGAAGAAGCCAATCTCCGCGCGGAATCCCTCCGCGCTGGGCTTGAAGACTACGAACTAGAAGACGAAGACGCCCGCCTCCTGTTGGCTGCGGCCAATGATGACTTCGTTGAAGAGGACGAAGTCATCCCTCCCGTGGTCGCCATTCTTGGCCGCCCGAACGTGGGCAAGTCATCCCTCGTCAACCGTATTTTGGGCCGCCGCGAAGCCGTGGTGGAAGACGTCCCTGGCGTCACCCGCGACCGCGTCACCTACCAAGCTGAGTGGGCTGGTCGCGAATTTACGATCGTTGACACCGGTGGCTGGGAGCACGATGCCAAGGGCATCCACGCTCGCGTTGCTGAGCAGGCTGAAATTGCCGCTGACCTTGCAGATGTTGTGGTGTTCGTTGTTGACGCCGCCGTGGGTCCAACGGCTACCGATGAAGGCGTCGTGAAGTTGCTGCGCCGCATCAAGAAGCCCGTGTTCTTGATCGCCAACAAGATTGACGATTTCAACCAAGAGCCAGAAGCCGCCGCGCTGTGGTCCTTGGGCATGGGCAAGCCGTACCCGGTTTCTGCGATTCACGGTCGCGGTGTGGCTGACTTCCTTGATGACCTCATGGAGAAGCTGCCCGAGCACTCCGCTTACGGTGGCATGATCCCTTCCGGCGGACCGCGTCGCGTTGCGTTGATTGGCCGCCCGAACGTGGGCAAGTCCTCGCTGCTGAACAAGCTTGCTGGTTCCGAACGCGTGGTGGTTGATAACCTCGCCGGCACCACTCGTGACCCTGTGGATGAGCTCATTGAGCTCGGTGGCCGCGTCTGGCGTTTCGTGGATACCGCTGGTATTCGCCGCCGTCAGCACATGGCTCAGGGCGCTGACTACTACGCGTCCTTGCGCACCCAGGCAGCTCTCGAAAAGGCTGAAGTCGCTGTCATTTTGTTGGCCGTTGACGAACGCCTGTCCGAGCAGGACATTCGTATCCTGAACACCGCTATCGAAGCCGGACGCGCTATTGTCCTGGCCTTCAACAAGTGGGACCTCATGGATGAGGACCGCCGACGCTACCTCGAGCGCGAGATCGAACAGGATCTGGCACACGTTGAGTGGGCGCCGCGCGTAAACATCTCGGCGAAGACCGGCTGGCACAAGGACCGCTTGGTTCCTGCTCTGGACACCGCTCTTGAGTCGTGGGACAAGCGCATCTCCACCGGTAAGCTCAACGCATTCCTCGGTGAGCTCGTTGCCGCTAACCCGCACCCAGTGCGTGGCGGTAAGCAGCCTCGAATCCTCTTCGCGACGCAGGTTTCGGCACGCCCGCCGCGCTTCGTGCTGTTCACGACCGGCTTCTTGGATCCGGGGTACCGCCGCTTCATCACGCGTCGTCTGCGCGAAACCTTCGGCTTCGAAGGCACGCCGATCGAAGTGTCGATGCGCGTTCGTGAGAAGCGCTCACGTAAGTAG
- a CDS encoding ABC transporter permease has protein sequence MTQLDPASEHAAPASTATAEHATESTAREENSGHQKTPLVGKHTSWVHVARTALIAAAVVCIVLLAFAWPSVTSKVQHLPVGAVGSAEQIAQIEALDTNDALELHTVASREEAVSLIQERDLYGTIILGDSPEVLTASASAPAAAATLTQIGTGLRLSLQGAALAQMEAALKASAAGSTLETGSIPSDVAQATNVTITDVVPLAETESRGAGLAVSGLPLATGGMEGGAMISLFVSGTWRRLAAIAGYGILAGLGIAGILQGWFHILQGDFIANAAAITFGTVATAATIVGLNSLIGRLGILVGAIITIFVGNPLSSLQQPLEFLPGLWGSVGQYLVPGANGTLVRDLSYFPAADTSFSLWVPTAWTLLGAILMMVGHFRNQPAVAEI, from the coding sequence ATGACCCAACTCGACCCTGCCTCAGAGCACGCGGCGCCCGCATCCACAGCCACCGCTGAACACGCCACGGAAAGCACCGCCCGCGAAGAAAACAGCGGCCACCAAAAGACTCCCTTGGTTGGCAAGCACACCTCGTGGGTCCACGTCGCGCGAACCGCGCTCATTGCAGCAGCGGTTGTCTGCATTGTTCTTCTGGCTTTCGCCTGGCCCAGCGTGACCTCCAAGGTCCAGCATTTGCCCGTTGGCGCAGTGGGTAGCGCGGAGCAGATCGCACAGATCGAGGCACTCGATACCAACGATGCGCTGGAACTCCACACTGTCGCCTCGCGTGAAGAAGCCGTCAGCCTTATTCAAGAGCGCGACCTTTACGGCACCATCATCTTGGGCGACTCCCCCGAGGTGCTGACCGCAAGCGCGAGCGCTCCGGCAGCGGCAGCAACCCTGACTCAGATTGGTACGGGGCTGCGTTTGTCCTTACAGGGTGCGGCTCTGGCACAGATGGAGGCCGCTCTCAAGGCCAGCGCTGCAGGTTCGACGCTTGAGACGGGGAGCATTCCCAGCGACGTCGCGCAGGCTACGAACGTCACGATCACGGATGTTGTTCCTCTTGCCGAAACGGAATCGCGCGGCGCAGGCCTTGCCGTGTCCGGACTCCCCTTGGCGACGGGCGGCATGGAGGGCGGAGCGATGATCTCGCTGTTCGTCTCGGGCACGTGGCGTCGTCTGGCCGCCATCGCTGGCTACGGAATTCTTGCCGGTTTAGGTATCGCAGGAATCTTGCAGGGTTGGTTCCACATCTTGCAAGGCGATTTCATCGCGAATGCTGCTGCCATCACTTTCGGTACGGTGGCAACAGCCGCCACGATTGTAGGCTTGAATTCGCTCATTGGCCGCTTGGGTATTTTGGTGGGCGCCATCATCACCATCTTCGTGGGCAACCCGTTGTCATCGTTGCAGCAACCGCTCGAATTCCTGCCCGGCCTCTGGGGAAGCGTGGGCCAATACTTGGTTCCAGGCGCCAACGGAACCTTGGTGCGCGACCTCTCCTACTTCCCCGCGGCTGATACGTCATTCTCGCTGTGGGTGCCCACCGCGTGGACGCTGCTCGGCGCCATCTTGATGATGGTGGGTCACTTCCGGAACCAGCCGGCGGTTGCGGAAATCTAG